A single genomic interval of Rosistilla ulvae harbors:
- a CDS encoding cysteine hydrolase family protein — protein sequence MTDNEHVDPLKEVYHESFVENPAHREFLVEGRTALLCIDLQYLDAAPGHGVFKDAMNSGVPQEAQEYYFDRLQQTVLPNVRGLQDGFRTHGLEVIHTRIQALTRDGRDRSKGHRRLGLLAAPGSREADFLEIVGPDESRDEIVINKTASGVFSSTNLHYVLKNMGIESLFVVGVYTNECVETTVRDACDLGYLVTVVEDCCATVTPELHEASLATLRDRYARILTFAEVTGMLQPLVPANSATSP from the coding sequence ATGACCGATAACGAACACGTCGATCCGCTCAAAGAGGTCTATCACGAATCGTTTGTCGAGAACCCCGCCCACCGGGAGTTCTTGGTCGAGGGGCGGACGGCGCTATTGTGCATCGATCTGCAATACCTCGATGCCGCTCCCGGGCATGGCGTTTTTAAAGATGCGATGAACAGCGGAGTGCCTCAGGAGGCGCAGGAGTATTATTTCGATCGACTGCAGCAGACGGTGTTGCCAAACGTTCGCGGTCTGCAAGACGGCTTCCGCACTCACGGACTGGAAGTAATCCACACGCGGATCCAAGCGCTCACCCGCGACGGGCGCGACCGCAGCAAAGGGCATCGACGGCTCGGGCTATTGGCGGCGCCCGGATCGCGTGAAGCCGATTTTTTAGAGATCGTCGGCCCCGATGAGTCGCGTGACGAAATCGTGATCAACAAGACGGCTAGCGGCGTTTTTTCGTCGACCAACTTGCACTACGTGCTAAAAAACATGGGGATCGAATCGCTGTTTGTCGTCGGTGTCTACACCAATGAATGTGTGGAAACGACAGTCCGCGACGCCTGCGATCTAGGCTATCTGGTGACCGTCGTCGAAGACTGTTGTGCCACCGTCACGCCCGAGCTGCACGAAGCGTCGCTGGCGACACTCCGCGACCGCTACGCACGGATCCTAACGTTCGCCGAAGTCACCGGCATGCTCCAACCGCTGGTCCCCGCCAACTCCGCCACATCCCCGTAG
- a CDS encoding Zn-dependent hydrolase: MRVDLERIKRDILTLAKIGRRESDRGIYRMAFTDADIQGKRWLTQQIEQADLIASTDGAMNISGELSGTTDAPRVLVGSHIDTVPCAGALDGTLGVVVGLECLRTLRETGFQPDRTLELIAFSDEEGRFGGMFGSQAVCGQLNPQSLETTTDMNGVLLRDELGRHGHDALSALDAARVPESIAAYIELHIEQGPVLDRTKKAVGVVDEITGLFTWAVTLRGEANHAGTTPMEMRNDAFMGLADFAHEIPRILEENGSDRSRTTIGKAQILPGATNTVPGLVEFSLDVRDTSEAVLEELGTAFRKALSAIARRRNLMFEFAQKSYLRPVACHDAIVQLLMDQASKLELDHLRMPSGAAHDAQIMGSMVPVGMIFVPSKNGQSHSPAEWTAWSDIEAGANLMLQTLVQLSSATN, from the coding sequence ATCCGCGTCGACCTCGAACGCATCAAACGCGACATCCTGACGCTGGCCAAAATTGGCCGCCGCGAATCCGATCGTGGGATCTACCGGATGGCGTTCACCGACGCCGACATCCAGGGCAAACGCTGGCTGACACAACAGATCGAACAAGCGGACCTAATCGCGTCGACCGATGGTGCGATGAACATCTCGGGAGAGCTTTCGGGAACCACCGACGCCCCGCGCGTGCTGGTCGGTTCGCACATCGACACCGTGCCGTGTGCCGGTGCGTTAGACGGAACGCTTGGTGTCGTGGTCGGACTGGAGTGTCTGCGGACGCTGCGAGAGACCGGTTTCCAACCCGACAGGACGCTCGAACTGATCGCGTTCAGCGACGAAGAGGGCCGCTTTGGCGGAATGTTTGGTTCACAAGCCGTCTGCGGCCAACTGAATCCTCAGTCGTTGGAAACGACGACCGACATGAACGGCGTTCTGTTGCGCGACGAATTGGGGCGGCACGGTCACGATGCGTTGTCAGCTTTGGACGCAGCTCGGGTTCCCGAATCGATCGCCGCCTACATCGAACTGCACATCGAACAGGGACCGGTCTTGGATCGAACCAAGAAGGCGGTCGGAGTGGTCGACGAGATCACCGGGCTGTTCACATGGGCGGTCACGTTGCGTGGGGAAGCGAACCACGCCGGGACGACGCCGATGGAAATGCGGAACGACGCCTTCATGGGACTTGCTGATTTCGCTCATGAAATCCCGCGGATCCTGGAAGAGAACGGCAGCGATCGCAGCCGCACGACGATCGGCAAAGCCCAGATCCTGCCGGGGGCTACCAATACCGTCCCCGGTCTGGTCGAATTCTCCTTGGACGTTCGCGATACCAGCGAAGCGGTGCTCGAGGAACTCGGGACGGCTTTTCGCAAAGCGCTTTCAGCGATCGCTCGTCGCCGCAATCTGATGTTTGAGTTTGCACAGAAGAGTTATCTGCGGCCGGTTGCTTGCCACGACGCGATCGTCCAACTGTTGATGGATCAGGCCAGCAAACTGGAACTCGATCACCTACGGATGCCCAGCGGAGCCGCTCACGATGCCCAGATCATGGGTAGCATGGTTCCGGTCGGGATGATCTTTGTGCCCAGTAAAAACGGGCAGAGTCATTCGCCTGCCGAATGGACAGCTTGGTCGGACATCGAAGCGGGGGCAAATTTGATGTTACAAACCTTGGTGCAGCTGAGTTCCGCCACCAACTGA
- the asnB gene encoding asparagine synthase (glutamine-hydrolyzing) gives MCGITGFWNPSRTSERQLRTALDQMLDVLDHRGPDDRGSRLYPEKGLALGHTRLSIVGLDHGHQPIESRDGELAVTVNGELYGYKKLRTQLACETLTTGGKSDSAITLPLYRKYGLSFVEHLRGEFAVVLYDAREKRLILIRDRFGVKPLYYSVNDNGIAWGSEVKSILKHPDIQPRMCPKAVIHQMMQVMVPGSTAFEDVQALQPGHMLIVQERDGRLETSLKRWWDLEFPESHVENADPAEYVQGVQDRLIDAVATRLEADVPVGCYLSGGIDSCSILGLATTLQQSPIKAFTIAFDSDEYDESNIAKLMAQRTGAEQELLLLTEKELYGPAFERATWHAERTFYNTLAVAKWHMSRRVRACNYKAVITGEGSDELFGGYPFFKRDWLGREDDAGIFAGAILAEEDLRHPAWDDLCGFTPSWIQPWMMTLARVRPLLSSSMQDLMQQYDPVAEVAGAIDPDQVRGRHRLDVSQYTWCKTMLEGQILTWGGDRMDMANSMEARPAFLDHHIAEYAVTIPPDVRIRDGIEKWVLREAMVNVLPRELYERKKFAFMAPPAHTSPVIRAALQDMIDHWLTDARIAALGVFDTKKLRDFIDQAWQETDHTIARRNDIIMNHALQLHILHGQYVEGMPLPAVD, from the coding sequence ATGTGTGGAATCACTGGATTCTGGAACCCATCGCGAACTAGCGAACGTCAACTGCGCACCGCGCTCGACCAAATGCTCGACGTCCTCGATCACCGCGGTCCCGACGATCGCGGCAGTCGACTGTACCCAGAGAAAGGGCTCGCCCTGGGGCACACGCGGCTCTCGATCGTCGGTTTGGATCACGGTCACCAACCGATCGAATCGCGCGACGGCGAACTGGCTGTCACGGTCAACGGCGAATTGTATGGCTACAAAAAGCTGCGGACTCAATTGGCGTGTGAAACGCTGACGACGGGGGGCAAGAGCGACAGTGCGATCACGCTGCCGCTGTACCGCAAATACGGGCTCAGCTTTGTCGAACATTTGCGAGGCGAATTTGCCGTCGTGTTGTACGACGCCCGCGAAAAACGGCTGATCCTGATCCGCGACCGTTTTGGCGTTAAACCGCTCTATTATTCCGTTAACGACAACGGCATCGCTTGGGGATCGGAGGTCAAATCGATCCTCAAACATCCCGACATCCAGCCGCGGATGTGCCCCAAAGCAGTCATACACCAGATGATGCAGGTGATGGTGCCGGGATCGACGGCGTTCGAAGACGTCCAGGCGTTGCAGCCCGGTCATATGTTGATCGTTCAAGAGCGCGACGGCCGCTTGGAAACATCGCTCAAGCGTTGGTGGGATCTCGAGTTCCCCGAATCACACGTCGAAAACGCCGATCCAGCAGAATACGTGCAAGGCGTTCAAGATCGCTTGATCGACGCGGTCGCGACGCGGTTGGAAGCCGACGTGCCGGTCGGATGTTATCTGTCGGGGGGGATCGACAGCTGTTCGATCTTGGGGCTGGCAACGACGCTGCAACAATCGCCGATCAAAGCCTTTACGATCGCGTTCGACAGCGACGAATACGACGAATCGAACATCGCCAAACTGATGGCACAGCGGACCGGGGCGGAGCAGGAACTGCTGCTGCTTACCGAAAAGGAACTCTATGGACCTGCTTTCGAACGAGCCACGTGGCACGCCGAACGGACGTTCTACAACACGCTGGCGGTTGCCAAGTGGCACATGAGCCGCCGCGTGCGAGCTTGTAATTACAAAGCGGTAATCACCGGCGAAGGGTCCGACGAACTCTTTGGCGGCTATCCGTTCTTCAAACGCGATTGGTTGGGGCGCGAGGACGATGCGGGGATCTTTGCCGGAGCGATCCTGGCCGAAGAGGATCTTCGTCACCCGGCCTGGGACGATCTGTGTGGCTTCACGCCATCGTGGATCCAGCCCTGGATGATGACGCTGGCCCGCGTCCGGCCGCTGTTGTCGTCGTCGATGCAAGATCTGATGCAGCAGTACGATCCCGTTGCCGAAGTTGCCGGAGCGATCGATCCGGATCAGGTTCGCGGCCGACATCGCTTGGACGTCTCGCAATACACCTGGTGCAAGACGATGCTCGAAGGGCAGATCTTGACTTGGGGTGGCGACCGAATGGATATGGCCAACAGCATGGAAGCCCGCCCGGCATTCCTGGACCATCACATCGCCGAATACGCTGTCACGATTCCGCCCGACGTGCGGATCCGCGATGGAATCGAAAAGTGGGTGTTGCGAGAGGCGATGGTCAACGTCTTGCCGCGAGAACTGTACGAGCGGAAGAAGTTTGCTTTCATGGCTCCGCCAGCCCACACGTCGCCGGTGATTCGGGCGGCGCTGCAGGACATGATCGACCATTGGTTGACCGACGCCCGGATCGCGGCGTTGGGCGTCTTCGACACGAAAAAGCTGCGTGATTTCATCGATCAAGCGTGGCAGGAGACCGATCACACGATCGCTCGCCGCAACGACATCATCATGAACCACGCTTTGCAGTTGCACATCTTGCACGGCCAATATGTCGAAGGGATGCCGCTGCCCGCTGTCGATTGA
- a CDS encoding aspartate/ornithine carbamoyltransferase family protein, translated as MNTEEQRSLALQPNASNSKGQLLDPQRLLDVTDGKIDREALEALAGQSILNPRQFDRRTVVALAQLAALLETRNVEMEKPLDGKIAITAFFEASTRTRLSFESALLRLDGKVLSVPDGQVTGIAKGESLADIGEMFNTYGDIVIMRHPDTNSIEEIQKNLQRPLINAGNGSGHHPTQALIDWYALLKWRPELCRPDCPPERRIHLGIIGTPGSMRAVKSFLRLSLMFAGAVSKITLVSEMADPVGLDLTEPIEQSPIPIEVTNDVQKVLKELDVVYVNSIAFLGDSYRNLDGRYKLELASDLKPGAVVMHPLARNDELSEDLDDTDHNLYFAQAAGAVFVRQALLVSVLQRLNRISDL; from the coding sequence ATGAATACGGAAGAACAACGATCGCTCGCACTGCAACCCAATGCATCGAACTCCAAAGGCCAGCTGCTGGATCCGCAGCGTCTGTTGGATGTCACCGATGGCAAGATCGATCGCGAAGCGCTCGAAGCGCTCGCTGGTCAATCGATCTTAAACCCCCGCCAATTCGATCGCCGCACTGTCGTCGCGCTGGCGCAGTTGGCGGCGCTGTTGGAGACGCGGAACGTCGAGATGGAAAAGCCGCTTGACGGCAAGATCGCGATCACTGCGTTTTTCGAAGCGAGTACCCGCACGCGGCTCTCGTTTGAAAGCGCCCTGCTGCGACTCGACGGCAAAGTTCTGTCGGTCCCCGATGGGCAGGTGACCGGAATCGCCAAAGGGGAATCGCTGGCCGACATCGGCGAGATGTTCAACACGTACGGCGATATCGTGATCATGCGGCATCCCGATACAAATTCGATCGAAGAGATCCAAAAGAATCTGCAGCGTCCGTTGATCAATGCCGGCAATGGCAGCGGCCATCATCCGACTCAGGCGTTGATCGATTGGTACGCGCTGCTGAAATGGCGTCCCGAACTGTGCCGCCCCGATTGTCCGCCCGAGCGGCGGATCCATTTGGGAATCATCGGTACGCCCGGATCGATGCGTGCTGTGAAAAGCTTCCTGCGGTTGTCGTTGATGTTCGCCGGCGCGGTTTCCAAGATCACGCTGGTCTCCGAAATGGCCGATCCGGTTGGGCTCGACTTGACCGAACCGATCGAACAATCGCCGATCCCGATCGAAGTCACCAACGACGTGCAGAAGGTTCTCAAAGAGCTGGATGTCGTCTATGTCAATTCGATCGCCTTCCTCGGTGACAGCTATCGGAACCTCGATGGCCGTTACAAATTGGAACTCGCCAGCGATCTGAAGCCGGGGGCTGTGGTGATGCATCCATTGGCTCGCAACGATGAACTCTCCGAAGATCTCGACGACACCGATCACAACCTCTACTTCGCCCAAGCGGCCGGTGCGGTCTTCGTCCGCCAAGCGCTGCTGGTCTCGGTGCTCCAGCGACTCAATCGGATCAGCGATCTATAG
- a CDS encoding sodium:solute symporter family protein, which translates to MIDGPIFANTILSPNAGYALLITFGILWIALGIWWGRQAKSYDGFAVAGRNVGLALGTATAVATWITSNTTMLAPQFALQLGVWGALTYSTASFGLFAFAPMSGRIRQLMPHGYTAVEFVRRRYGQLGAIPFLVISLFYAMTWLISMAMAGGKLLNVLSGIPYEVGMSAVLGVCVLYTLFGGMYAVIGTDFIQSLIILVGLVVVAIAVLLHVDIADVHTQLQTERPMLLSVLFPAALMAVFNNMLFGFGEIFHSNVWWSRAFAMREGVGPKAYALGGLLWLPVPIVAGFLGLAAPALGIGISQPDIAGPLVAATLLGTGGALFVFVIVFCSLASSIDSLLAATSDLMVNDIFERAAGSDLNDTTKRKLSVLSILILGLIAWAIAWANIGTLATVLFFAGPMVGSCIWPIVGGLYFGRPSPWAAGAAMVAGSSLGLVAYFAIGWFVASLIGATVSGIVFALLTWLIPDRFDFKQLSQQNRTPDRDRRAAEEGFEC; encoded by the coding sequence ATGATCGATGGACCGATTTTCGCCAACACGATCCTCAGCCCCAACGCCGGTTACGCGCTGTTGATCACGTTTGGCATCCTGTGGATTGCACTTGGAATCTGGTGGGGACGGCAAGCGAAGTCGTACGACGGGTTTGCTGTCGCCGGCCGCAACGTCGGACTCGCCCTAGGAACGGCGACTGCAGTGGCGACATGGATCACATCGAACACGACGATGCTCGCGCCGCAGTTCGCACTGCAACTGGGTGTCTGGGGTGCGTTGACCTATTCGACAGCCAGTTTTGGATTGTTCGCGTTTGCGCCGATGAGTGGCCGGATTCGGCAACTGATGCCTCACGGCTACACCGCCGTCGAATTTGTTCGCCGCCGCTACGGGCAACTCGGCGCGATCCCGTTCCTGGTCATCTCGCTCTTCTACGCGATGACATGGTTGATCTCGATGGCGATGGCCGGCGGCAAATTGTTGAATGTGCTGTCGGGAATCCCCTACGAAGTCGGCATGTCAGCGGTTCTGGGGGTCTGCGTTCTGTATACTCTGTTTGGCGGAATGTACGCCGTGATCGGAACCGATTTCATCCAAAGCCTGATCATCCTGGTCGGTTTGGTCGTCGTGGCGATCGCGGTCCTATTGCACGTCGACATCGCCGACGTTCACACCCAATTGCAGACGGAGCGGCCGATGCTGCTGTCGGTCCTGTTTCCGGCAGCGCTGATGGCCGTGTTCAACAACATGTTATTCGGATTTGGCGAGATCTTTCACAGCAACGTCTGGTGGAGCCGGGCGTTTGCGATGCGCGAAGGCGTTGGCCCCAAGGCTTACGCTTTGGGCGGGCTGTTGTGGTTGCCAGTTCCAATCGTCGCCGGCTTCCTCGGCTTGGCCGCGCCGGCACTGGGGATTGGAATCAGCCAGCCCGACATCGCCGGTCCATTGGTCGCGGCGACGCTGTTGGGAACTGGCGGAGCGTTGTTTGTGTTTGTGATCGTCTTCTGCTCGTTGGCCTCCAGTATCGACAGCCTGTTGGCCGCGACCAGCGATCTGATGGTCAACGACATCTTCGAACGAGCCGCCGGAAGCGATCTGAACGATACGACCAAACGCAAATTGTCGGTGCTGAGCATTCTAATCTTGGGGCTGATCGCTTGGGCGATCGCTTGGGCGAACATCGGCACGCTAGCAACCGTCTTGTTTTTCGCAGGCCCCATGGTGGGCAGTTGTATTTGGCCGATCGTCGGCGGACTCTACTTCGGTCGCCCCAGTCCGTGGGCTGCTGGAGCCGCGATGGTCGCTGGCAGCAGCCTGGGCTTGGTTGCCTATTTTGCCATCGGATGGTTCGTCGCATCGCTGATTGGCGCGACGGTATCGGGAATCGTTTTCGCGTTGCTGACATGGCTGATTCCCGATCGCTTCGACTTCAAGCAATTGTCACAACAAAACAGGACGCCCGACCGCGATCGACGGGCGGCGGAGGAGGGATTCGAATGTTAA
- a CDS encoding MarR family winged helix-turn-helix transcriptional regulator, with protein MPLLTHEDQIVAAIRQIIRAVDLHSRQLVNGHGMTGPQLAVLQEAERLGPVSPSALSRAVHLSQATVTGILQRLERRGLIQREQCVADRRSVLVQTTPVGQQLLTASPSLLQDRFRDSLSALEDWERLQILSTLQRVAALMDAEHIDAAPHLTSGDIPTPIDDLPAQTP; from the coding sequence ATGCCATTGCTTACTCATGAAGATCAGATCGTCGCCGCGATCCGGCAGATCATCCGTGCCGTCGACCTGCATTCGCGTCAACTGGTCAACGGACATGGCATGACGGGGCCTCAGTTGGCGGTGTTGCAGGAGGCGGAGCGTTTGGGGCCGGTCTCGCCGAGCGCTCTGTCGCGAGCTGTCCATTTGAGTCAAGCGACGGTGACCGGGATCCTGCAGCGATTGGAGCGACGAGGATTGATCCAACGTGAACAATGTGTTGCCGATCGGCGATCGGTCCTGGTCCAAACGACACCCGTCGGACAACAATTGCTGACCGCATCCCCCTCGTTGTTGCAAGACCGCTTCCGCGATTCACTCTCGGCGCTCGAGGATTGGGAGCGGTTGCAAATCTTGTCGACGTTGCAGCGGGTGGCCGCGTTGATGGATGCCGAGCATATCGACGCCGCACCTCACCTGACCTCCGGCGATATCCCCACCCCAATCGACGACCTGCCCGCTCAGACCCCATAA
- a CDS encoding aldose epimerase family protein, translated as MKIEQRLFGTTPDGAAVTLFTLTNNHGNSVELIDRGATIVSVNVPDRDGKRANVNLGFAALDGYLQRHPYFGATVGRVCNRIAGGRFAIDGQEYRVAQNLGEHHLHGGLVAFDALMWTAEPIQTSWQVGVRMRLVSPDGDEGYPGTLDTTVEFTWNDDNELAYTFTAQTDAPTHLNLTNHAYWNLAGAGSGTVRDHQLTIAADRSLAVDDDLIPTGEQSELEGSVLDFREPRAIGDRIDQLPETKGYDHCYVLRGEPGELRSAAYAVDPASGRTMEVLTTQPCMQLYTGNHLSGQADAGGYGQHEAFCFETQHPPDAANQPAFASTRLDPGQTFRQSTVHRFDVV; from the coding sequence ATGAAGATTGAACAACGCCTCTTTGGCACCACGCCCGACGGCGCTGCGGTGACGCTGTTTACGTTAACCAACAACCACGGCAATTCGGTCGAATTGATCGATCGAGGGGCGACGATCGTCAGCGTCAACGTCCCCGATCGCGATGGCAAGCGAGCCAATGTGAACCTTGGTTTTGCCGCTTTGGATGGATATCTGCAACGCCATCCTTATTTCGGAGCGACGGTTGGCCGGGTCTGCAATCGGATCGCTGGCGGGCGGTTTGCGATCGATGGCCAAGAGTATCGGGTTGCCCAGAATTTGGGAGAGCATCATCTGCATGGTGGCCTGGTCGCCTTCGACGCTTTGATGTGGACGGCCGAACCGATCCAGACGTCGTGGCAAGTCGGCGTGCGGATGCGGTTGGTCAGCCCCGACGGGGACGAAGGCTATCCCGGCACGCTCGACACGACGGTCGAATTCACTTGGAACGACGACAACGAATTGGCATACACCTTCACCGCTCAGACCGACGCTCCCACGCATCTGAACCTAACCAACCACGCCTACTGGAATCTGGCGGGTGCGGGATCGGGAACGGTTCGCGACCATCAACTGACCATCGCCGCCGATCGCTCGCTGGCTGTCGATGACGATCTGATTCCGACGGGAGAGCAGAGTGAGCTGGAGGGGAGCGTCTTGGATTTCCGCGAGCCGAGAGCGATCGGCGATCGAATCGACCAATTGCCCGAAACCAAGGGCTACGATCATTGTTATGTGCTGCGGGGCGAGCCGGGAGAATTGCGAAGCGCCGCCTACGCTGTCGATCCGGCCAGCGGACGGACCATGGAGGTGCTGACGACGCAGCCCTGCATGCAGCTGTATACCGGCAATCATTTAAGTGGCCAGGCCGATGCGGGTGGGTATGGTCAGCACGAGGCGTTTTGTTTTGAAACGCAACATCCTCCCGATGCCGCCAACCAACCGGCCTTCGCGTCGACGCGGTTGGATCCGGGGCAGACGTTCCGACAATCGACAGTCCATCGCTTTGACGTCGTCTAG
- a CDS encoding STAS domain-containing protein, with amino-acid sequence MAATTIEVKEEVVVVYFSDGKILDSQRIEQVGGELQAAVPQAIHKKLLLNFRGVSFMSSAMISKLVSLSKACKGAGVEMKFCEVSPNVMEVFKITKLNKVFDIKPAEDKAIASFGKKSWFG; translated from the coding sequence ATGGCAGCTACCACAATCGAAGTCAAAGAAGAAGTCGTGGTTGTCTACTTTTCCGACGGGAAGATTCTCGACAGCCAACGCATCGAACAGGTCGGTGGCGAACTGCAAGCCGCCGTCCCTCAAGCGATCCACAAAAAATTGTTGTTGAACTTCCGCGGTGTCTCGTTCATGTCTTCGGCGATGATCAGCAAACTGGTCTCGTTGAGCAAGGCGTGCAAGGGAGCGGGCGTTGAAATGAAGTTTTGTGAGGTGTCGCCCAACGTGATGGAAGTCTTTAAAATCACCAAGCTGAACAAGGTCTTTGACATCAAGCCGGCTGAGGATAAAGCGATCGCCAGCTTTGGGAAAAAGAGCTGGTTCGGTTAA
- a CDS encoding sensor histidine kinase: MSDQENLSNHSATELAELERTWMSHELHDGLMQWVVGAKMQAESLHARSMDGKPPTADQLQYLGTLLSRAVLEGRRLMAGLRPPELDESDWHVALTHWANIARTGCQTAVEFNLDPATRVVSDAMQRCVYRIVQESVGNALRHAKAENVRVDAKFVDSDLVITVQDDGIGFDQVSVGADRYGLKGIHERAALLDGSATVQSQVGSGTRIEVTLPR, translated from the coding sequence ATGAGCGATCAAGAGAATCTTTCGAATCATTCCGCTACCGAATTGGCGGAACTGGAGCGGACTTGGATGTCCCACGAGCTGCATGATGGTTTGATGCAGTGGGTGGTGGGGGCCAAGATGCAAGCCGAATCGCTGCATGCCCGCAGCATGGATGGCAAGCCTCCCACAGCTGACCAATTGCAGTATCTCGGCACGCTACTGTCGCGCGCCGTCTTGGAAGGGCGGCGGTTGATGGCGGGACTGCGGCCGCCGGAATTGGATGAATCGGATTGGCACGTTGCGTTGACTCATTGGGCCAATATCGCTCGCACCGGTTGCCAAACCGCTGTCGAATTTAACCTCGACCCCGCGACCCGCGTTGTCAGCGATGCGATGCAACGCTGTGTCTACCGGATCGTCCAGGAATCGGTCGGCAACGCGCTGCGGCATGCCAAAGCGGAGAACGTCCGGGTCGATGCAAAGTTTGTCGACAGCGACTTGGTCATCACCGTGCAAGACGATGGGATAGGATTCGATCAAGTGAGTGTGGGCGCCGACCGCTACGGACTCAAAGGGATTCACGAACGAGCTGCCCTACTCGACGGCTCCGCAACGGTTCAGTCGCAGGTGGGCAGCGGCACAAGAATCGAAGTCACCCTACCACGCTGA